The sequence below is a genomic window from Polyangiaceae bacterium.
CGTCCCGCAGCACCAAGGCTTGAAGCAATCCGCGCCCGCGGCTCGTCGCCACCAGCCGCTCGTGCTTCTTGGCTAGCTCCGCGAGACGCACCGCGAGGTGCGCGCCCATGTGCGCGGCGTGCTCGATCAACTTGTCTTCTTCCATCACCTGCAGCACCGCCAGCGCTGCGGCGCTGGCCAGGGGATTTCCGCCGAAGGTGGTGCCGTGGCTCCCGGGTGGCAGCGCGTCCGCCAGGTGCGCCCCGCACAGCATGGCGCCGATGGGCACGCCCCCGGCGAGGCCCTTGGCCAAGGTCAGTGCGTCGACCGTCACGCCCTCGTGCTGAACGCTCAAGAATCGCCCCGTGCGCCCGACGCCGGTCTGGATTTCGTCCGCCAAGAGCAGCGCACCGTGCTCGTCGGCGATGCGACGCAGCGCCGCCGCGAAGCCTTCGGGCGCCGGAAGCACGCCGCCCTCGCCCTGGATCGGCTCGAACAGGATTGCCGCGACGTCGGGCCCCATCGCCTGCTTCACGGCCTCCACGTCGCCGTAGGGCACGTGCGTCACTCCCGGCAGTGGACCGAAGCCCTCGCGGTACTTGTCTTGTCCGGTCACCGCCAGCGCACCGAGCGTGCGACCATGGAATGAGCTCTGGAACGCGATCACGCGGTAGCGTTCCGTCTGCCCCGCCGCGAAGAAGTGACGGCGTGCGAGCTTGAGCATCGCCTCCATCGCTTCCGTACCGGAGTTGCAGAAGAACGCCCGAGCCATGCCCGTCGCCTGGCACAGGCGCTCGGCCAACAGGACGTTGGGCTCGTTGTAGTAGTAGTTCGAGAGGTGGATCACCTTCTGGGCTTGAGCGGTGATGGCCGCCACGAGCTTTTCGTGGTTGTGGCCCAGGGTGCTCACGGCGATGCCGGCGTAGAGATCCAGGTAGCGCTTGCCGGCGGAGTCCCACAAGACCGAACCCTTGCCCCGGGCCATCACCAGGGGCGGCTGCCGGTAGTTCGGGTACAGGTACTTCTGGGCGGTCTCCACCAGCTCGGCTTCGGTCGGCATCGCCGGGAGGACTACCGCACGCCGAGCGGCGCGCCAACAGGCGCTCTCGACCGCTCGGTCGAGTGCTCCGTGAGCGTCGTTGCGGCCTTCGGGGAGCGGCTCGGACGCGGAGGTTCGGCGAGTGCGGACGAGGGCGCCAGGTCGCTGCCAGCGGCTCAAATCGGTGGGTACTCGATCAGCCACCGGTCAGAGACCCTACGGGCGGTCCCCCGGTCGCGGCCGCTCGAGCCCTCGCCGGTAGGGCTCATCGAGACCGTGATGTAGACCTCGTACGCGCAACGATCCGACATGCAGCTCAAGCCATCCACCCGCACGGCACGAAGAAAGAAGCGATCGTGCTTCTCCATCTTGCGCTGCAAGCGGTCGTCCCAGGTCTCCTTTGGCGGCAGAACGGCGAGGTGGGAGCCGTCTCGTCGCAAGAGCGCTGCATAGAACTGGACCACCGCGGAGAGTGGTGTTGCGCAGCCGGGCCGCATGTCCTCGTGGACCTCCAGGAAGTGCCGTTCCCAACCAATTGGCATCCCGCGCTTGGCGGTGGTGTTACCTTCCTCGAGGTTCGTGCAGGCGTCGTCATCGTTCTTCCTGACGCCGTCCGGCCCAGTGCTACAGAGCCGCGGCGGCGAACACCTGACGGAGGTTCGGTGGCCGAACAAGTCGTCCGGGCCGTGGTTTTGGGCCATCTGT
It includes:
- a CDS encoding acetylornithine transaminase, whose protein sequence is MPTEAELVETAQKYLYPNYRQPPLVMARGKGSVLWDSAGKRYLDLYAGIAVSTLGHNHEKLVAAITAQAQKVIHLSNYYYNEPNVLLAERLCQATGMARAFFCNSGTEAMEAMLKLARRHFFAAGQTERYRVIAFQSSFHGRTLGALAVTGQDKYREGFGPLPGVTHVPYGDVEAVKQAMGPDVAAILFEPIQGEGGVLPAPEGFAAALRRIADEHGALLLADEIQTGVGRTGRFLSVQHEGVTVDALTLAKGLAGGVPIGAMLCGAHLADALPPGSHGTTFGGNPLASAAALAVLQVMEEDKLIEHAAHMGAHLAVRLAELAKKHERLVATSRGRGLLQALVLRDGVDARGIVAALRDAGVLITIAGGQGLRLSPPLIITKAELDEGLALIDDVLGRTP